One window from the genome of Oreochromis niloticus isolate F11D_XX linkage group LG20, O_niloticus_UMD_NMBU, whole genome shotgun sequence encodes:
- the mul1 gene encoding mitochondrial ubiquitin ligase activator of NFKB 1 — protein sequence MDSSGKPSTAQIVVLATSSALTAFFYSIYRSRATIVARLKEAKKVSLDQDLKTILSETPGRCIPYAVIEGVVRSVKETLNSQFVDNCKGVIERLTLKEEKMVWNRTTHIWNSTEKIIHQRINTVPFALGSHDDDIAATVRVIRPLDAAELDLETTYENFHPTVQSLSSVIGHFISGERPKGIHETEEMLRVGDSITGVGELVLDNNLIKLQPPKQGFCYFLTRLDYESLLRKQGNSVRLWKILAIVFGMAACSTLLYILWKQYIHRRQSKKEKSILEEFKEQQRKRLRELNIEESSISPTSCTVCLSRDRSCVFLECGHVCTCSQCYEALPEPKKCPICRASIDRVVPLYNS from the exons ATGGACTCCAGTGGGAAGCCCTCAACGGCACAGATTGTGGTTTTAGCCACAAGCTCGGCTCTGACCGCATTCTTCTATTCCATTTACAGAAGCAGAGCTACAATAGTTGCCAGATTAAAG gaAGCAAAGAAAGTCTCCCTTGACCAAGATTTGAAAACCATCCTGTCTGAAACTCCTGGAAGATGTATCCCATACGCCGTCATAGAAG GTGTGGTGAGATCTGTGAAGGAAACGCTGAACAGCCAGTTTGTCGACAACTGCAAAGGTGTCATTGAGAGGCTGACGCTGAAGGAGGAGAAGATGGTGTGGAACCGCACCACTCACATATG gaacagcacagagaaaatcaTCCATCAGCGCATTAACACGGTTCCCTTTGCCCTCGGGTCACATGATGACGATATCGCTGCCACAGTCCGAGTTATACGCCCGTTAGATGCAGCAGAGTTGGATCTGGAGACCACCTACGAGAACTTCCACCCCACAGTCCAATCCTTGTCCAGTGTTATTGGTCACTTCATCAGCGGGGAGCGACCAAAAGGCATCCACGAAACCGAGGAGATGCTGCGTGTGGGTGACAGCATCACAGGAGTCGGAGAGCTGGTCCTGGATAACAACCTGATCAAGCTCCAACCACCCAAACAGGGCTTCTGTTATTTCCTCACTCGGCTGGACTACGAGTCTCTCCTGCGGAAGCAGGGGAACAGCGTTAGACTCTGGAAGATTCTGGCGATTGTGTTCGGCATGGCTGCCTGCTCCACGCTCCTCTACATCCTGTGGAAGCAATACATCCATCGCAGACAGAGCAAGAAGGAGAAGAGCATACTTGAGGAGTTCAAGGAACAACAGAGGAAGCGTTTGCGTGAACTTAACATAGAGGAAAGCAGCATATCCCCCACCAGCTGCACTGTCTGCCTGAGCCGGGATCGCTCCTGCGTGTTTCTAGAGTGTGGTCATGTGTGTACCTGCAGCCAGTGCTACGAGGCCCTGCCAGAGCCAAAGAAATGCCCCATTTGCAGGGCATCTATAGACAGGGTGGTGCCTCTTTACAACAGCTAA